In Bacteroides cellulosilyticus, the genomic stretch CTGACGGTTATCTTCGTCGTGCAAATAATCAAATCTTCCAGTCAAAGGAGGAAAGTTCAATGGATAAGGTAGCAGCTGATATGGATAAGGCACTTGAAGTGGCACAAAAGAAAGATGATGCATACTTCAATCGTGCCAAACTGATTTATGGTTATCAGTTGGATAAACCTGAAAAAACCTATAAAGATTGGACATATGACAGGGCTTTGGATGAGGTTCGTAAAGCGATTGCAATCGAAGCTCTTCCGGTTTATGTTCAGTTGGAAGGCGATATCCAGTTTGCTAAGAAGGACTATGCTGCTGCTTTTGCCAGTTATGAGAAGGTGAATGGTTCCAATATTGCCTCTCCGGCTACATTCTTTAGTGCCGCTAAGACGAAAGAATTGATGGAAGCAGCTCCGGAAGAAGTGTTGGCTTTGATGGATAGTTGTATGGCGCGTTTCGTGCAACCGTACAGTGAAGAAGCAGCTCCTTATCTGCTGGAACGTGCTCAGATGCGCCTGAATGCCGGACAAGGACGCGGTGCGATGCTTGATTATGATGAATACTATAAAGCGGTTCGTGGTAATGTGAATGATGTGTTCTATTATTATCGCGAACAGGCGGCCGTTCAGGCAAAGCAGTTTCAGCGTGCGTTGGATGATTTGGCAAAAGCTATTGAGCTTAATCCGAAAGAGCTGACTTATTTTTCGGAACTTGCGGTGGTGAACATTCGCGTGGGTAGAAATGAGGAAGCAATCAAGGTGCTGAAAGATGCTTTGGAAATTGATCCTAAATATGGTGAAGCCTATCGCCTGATAGGAGTGGCACAACTACAGTTAAAGCAAAACAAAGAGGCTTGTGCTAGCTTCGCGAAAGCCAAGGAACTGGGTGATCCGAATGTTGATGCTTTAATAGAAAAACACTGTAAGTGATAGTATTGCAGATGATATCTTTATAAAAAAGGCTCTGCTTTCACAAGCCGAGCCTTTATCGGGAAACTCCCGTGTCAAAAAAGAATTAGCTAAGTCTAGGTTTTTAAAACAGGTATAAGTGAATTTTTCTTTTGTGTATAATCCTATTAAGTAAATGCATGAAGTTGCAGAATACTGCATAAGATACCAATTTTTTTTCTTGAATGAATCATAAATTGTTGAATACTAAAATAATATTAGAATGAAAAAAGTAATTTGCAGTCAGAAAGCTCCGGGAGCTATTGGTCCTTACAGCCAGGCTATCGAAGCGAATGGAATGATATTTGTATCTGGTCAATTACCTATTGATGCGACTACCGGACAGATGGCAGAAGGTGCTGAAGCACAGGCACGTCAGTCATTGGAGAACATCAAGCATATCCTTGGAGAAGCAGGTTTGACGATGGCAAATATTGTCAAGACTACTGTTTTCCTACAGGATATGTCATTGTTTGCAGATATGAATAAAGTATATGCTACTTATTTTGATGGTGATTTCCCTGCCCGTTCGGCTGTTGCAGTGAAAGCCCTGCCGAAAGATGCTTTAGTGGAGATTGAGTGCATCGCGGTTCGCTAACAAATCGGCAACAATAAAGCTACTGCCTCCCACGAAGATAAAGTCTTCCGGGAGGCTTTTTTCTTGTGCAGCCCGCACGGCAGAGGGAACATCCGGATAGCAATTTCCTTGCAATCCGGCCTCAGAGGCAAGTTGGGCAAGTTCGCTTTCAGGTAATGCACGCCTTACGCTGGCTTTTGTGAAGTAATATTCGGCTTCTTGGGGTAATAATGCTAATACACCGCGTATGTCTTTGTCGTTTACCATACCTA encodes the following:
- a CDS encoding serine protease, giving the protein MKKNLLLTLALCLLAQWSVAQAPKWVEKAKRAVFSVVTYDESDKILNTGNGFFVTEDGIALSDYSLFKGAQRAVVINSEGTQMPVEVIMGANDMYDVVKFRVAISGKKVPALVVSPVAPTVGASIYLLPYSTQKDRSYTTGQVKEESKVDGQYHYYTLDMQLKDKMVSCPVMTAEGQVFGLAQKSSGKDTATICYAVGADYAMAQKISPLSFNDHTLLSIGIKKALPETEEQALVYLYMASSQLAPEKYAGLLNDFIAQYPNSADGYLRRANNQIFQSKEESSMDKVAADMDKALEVAQKKDDAYFNRAKLIYGYQLDKPEKTYKDWTYDRALDEVRKAIAIEALPVYVQLEGDIQFAKKDYAAAFASYEKVNGSNIASPATFFSAAKTKELMEAAPEEVLALMDSCMARFVQPYSEEAAPYLLERAQMRLNAGQGRGAMLDYDEYYKAVRGNVNDVFYYYREQAAVQAKQFQRALDDLAKAIELNPKELTYFSELAVVNIRVGRNEEAIKVLKDALEIDPKYGEAYRLIGVAQLQLKQNKEACASFAKAKELGDPNVDALIEKHCK
- a CDS encoding RidA family protein, encoding MKKVICSQKAPGAIGPYSQAIEANGMIFVSGQLPIDATTGQMAEGAEAQARQSLENIKHILGEAGLTMANIVKTTVFLQDMSLFADMNKVYATYFDGDFPARSAVAVKALPKDALVEIECIAVR